In 'Nostoc azollae' 0708, the following are encoded in one genomic region:
- the ctpA gene encoding carboxyl-terminal processing protease CtpA, producing the protein MGFMNKQVFRLGFSLLLAFCLGFGSLVSPAMALTQEQKLVSEVWRIVNRSYLDETFNHQNWADVRQQALRKPLPNDQAAYRAIQKMLKSLDDPFTRFLDPEQYRSLQVNTSGELTGVGLQIALNPQTGGLEVITPIEGSPAEKAGLRPRDRILKIEGLSTENLTLDEAAKRMRGPVGSVVTLLIAREGKEYKEVILVRDRIELNPVVAELRLSPEGKPIGYLRLTQFNANVVIRLADALNSLEKKGAVAYILDLRNNPGGLLQAGIEVARQWLDSGTIVYTVNRQGIQGNFEALGPALTQDPLVILVNEGTASASEILAGALQDNKRAQLVGETTFGKGLIQSLFELSDGSGLAVTIAKYETPKHRDINKLGIKPDKLIPQQPITREQIGTEGDSQYQAAMELLTKDLVVAGS; encoded by the coding sequence ATGGGGTTCATGAACAAACAGGTTTTTCGGTTGGGATTTTCATTACTTTTGGCTTTTTGTTTGGGTTTTGGCTCGCTTGTTTCACCTGCAATGGCTTTAACACAGGAGCAAAAGCTAGTTTCTGAGGTTTGGCGAATTGTTAATCGCTCTTATCTGGATGAAACATTTAATCATCAAAACTGGGCTGATGTACGTCAACAGGCGCTAAGGAAACCACTGCCAAATGACCAAGCAGCATACAGGGCTATTCAGAAGATGCTAAAAAGCCTTGATGACCCTTTTACCAGGTTTTTAGACCCAGAGCAATACCGCAGTTTGCAAGTTAATACTTCTGGAGAACTGACCGGAGTGGGTTTACAAATTGCGCTCAATCCCCAGACGGGTGGATTGGAGGTAATTACACCTATAGAGGGTTCACCGGCTGAGAAAGCAGGGTTAAGACCTCGCGATCGCATCTTGAAAATCGAAGGATTATCTACAGAAAATCTGACTCTTGATGAAGCTGCTAAACGGATGCGCGGTCCCGTTGGTAGTGTTGTAACTCTCTTGATTGCACGAGAGGGAAAGGAATACAAAGAAGTGATATTAGTGCGCGATCGCATAGAACTTAATCCTGTAGTAGCTGAATTGCGTTTATCCCCCGAAGGAAAACCCATTGGCTACTTACGCCTAACTCAATTTAATGCTAATGTGGTAATCAGGTTGGCAGACGCTCTTAATAGCCTAGAAAAAAAAGGCGCAGTTGCCTACATTCTTGATTTGCGAAATAATCCTGGTGGGCTATTACAAGCCGGAATTGAAGTTGCCCGTCAGTGGTTAGATTCAGGCACAATTGTCTACACTGTCAATCGTCAAGGTATTCAGGGCAATTTTGAAGCCCTTGGCCCAGCGTTAACACAAGATCCCTTGGTGATTTTGGTGAATGAAGGAACTGCTAGTGCTAGTGAAATCCTTGCTGGTGCCCTACAAGACAATAAACGCGCCCAGTTAGTAGGTGAAACGACCTTTGGTAAAGGTCTAATTCAATCTTTGTTTGAATTATCAGATGGTTCAGGTTTAGCAGTGACAATTGCCAAGTATGAAACTCCCAAGCACAGAGACATTAACAAGTTAGGTATTAAACCAGACAAACTAATTCCCCAACAACCAATTACACGGGAGCAAATTGGGACGGAAGGGGATAGTCAATATCAAGCTGCAATGGAACTGCTAACCAAAGATTTGGTTGTAGCTGGTTCGTAG
- a CDS encoding MBL fold metallo-hydrolase, protein MSPLPQQPSYTIKPPQIVLSSEMPVREILPTWTATEAPSTDLSISKIFAFPPNRDTLGGTSYLIVRSEANILIDCPAPEQINEDFWECLQHTNPKQVGVRWLFITHRGAIGKAAEIQQALGCEILIQEQEAYLLPGLTVTAFGQEFALDATTQIIWTPGHSPGSSCLYYREFGGVLFSGRHLVPNLQGEPMPLRTAKTFHWPRQIKSTQALCDRFTPETLQYICPGANIGLLRSKHTIDQAYQRLVMNQTISHESNH, encoded by the coding sequence ATGTCTCCTTTACCTCAACAACCAAGTTATACAATTAAGCCCCCACAGATTGTACTTTCTAGTGAAATGCCAGTACGAGAAATTCTTCCTACTTGGACGGCAACAGAAGCACCATCTACCGACTTGAGCATCAGTAAAATTTTTGCCTTTCCACCAAATCGAGATACATTAGGAGGGACTTCTTATCTTATTGTAAGAAGTGAAGCTAATATTCTCATCGACTGCCCAGCCCCAGAGCAAATAAATGAGGATTTTTGGGAATGCCTGCAACATACTAACCCAAAGCAAGTCGGTGTGCGTTGGTTGTTTATTACTCATCGTGGTGCTATTGGTAAAGCAGCAGAAATTCAGCAAGCTCTTGGTTGTGAGATTTTGATTCAAGAGCAAGAAGCTTATTTATTACCTGGCTTAACTGTCACTGCCTTTGGTCAAGAATTCGCTCTTGATGCCACCACACAAATTATCTGGACACCAGGCCATTCTCCAGGCTCCTCATGTCTATACTATCGTGAATTTGGGGGAGTTCTTTTTTCAGGACGGCATTTAGTCCCCAACCTCCAAGGGGAACCCATGCCATTACGCACTGCAAAAACTTTTCACTGGCCAAGACAAATTAAAAGCACTCAAGCTTTGTGCGATCGCTTTACACCAGAAACCCTACAATACATTTGCCCTGGCGCTAATATAGGTTTACTCCGAAGCAAACACACCATAGACCAAGCTTATCAACGATTAGTCATGAATCAAACCATTAGTCATGAATCAAACCATTAG
- a CDS encoding site-2 protease family protein yields MALWFLLFMGLTYLIVQLSVSHITRTPVWLLWLVLMTPAFILIGWTLIYGAKQPPPPALIIWPLFICLLLYWILFQSGRQIPRDTQTQPQATGSQLANHSHAELLPVRPIEPIEETNLRSCFPWSVYYIQNIEYRPQAVICRGQLRTGASQAYQQIKTNIEGQFGDRFLVIFQEGMDGKPFFVLVPNTQASKQNTRRGLENLTQVGTALFLLFLTLITTTLIGSQIEGVELTKLTSDFTLLANGLPYALGLITILGIHELGHYFTARFHKISSTLPYFIPVPFFLGTFGAFIQIRSPIPNRKALFDVSIAGPTAGFIATLPLLLWGLSHSEVVSLNDKMGMLNPNALNPKYSILLALLSKLALGSELTAKSALDLHPLAIAGFLGLIVTALNLMPVGQLDGGHIVHAMFGQRTAVVIGHIARLLLLLLSFVRQELLLWAILLLFIPLIDEPTLNDVTELDNKRDVLGLLAIAVLLLIVLPLPEAIARVLQI; encoded by the coding sequence ATGGCACTTTGGTTTCTCCTCTTTATGGGGCTTACTTATCTCATAGTTCAGCTTAGTGTTTCTCACATTACCAGAACACCAGTTTGGTTACTGTGGCTGGTATTAATGACACCAGCATTTATCTTGATTGGTTGGACGCTGATCTATGGTGCAAAACAACCACCCCCACCAGCACTGATTATTTGGCCTTTATTTATCTGTCTGCTGTTATACTGGATATTATTTCAGTCGGGTCGTCAAATACCAAGAGATACCCAGACTCAACCCCAAGCTACAGGATCTCAATTGGCTAATCATTCTCACGCAGAACTATTACCTGTTCGTCCCATTGAACCAATAGAAGAAACTAATCTGCGAAGTTGTTTCCCTTGGTCTGTATACTATATTCAAAATATTGAATATCGACCCCAAGCTGTGATCTGTCGGGGTCAGTTAAGAACTGGTGCTAGTCAGGCTTACCAGCAAATTAAAACTAATATTGAAGGGCAATTTGGTGATCGCTTCTTGGTGATATTTCAAGAAGGTATGGATGGTAAACCATTCTTTGTCCTCGTTCCTAATACTCAAGCGAGTAAACAAAATACAAGACGCGGTCTAGAAAACTTGACTCAAGTAGGAACGGCACTTTTTCTGCTGTTCCTGACTTTAATCACTACTACTTTGATCGGTTCGCAAATTGAGGGAGTGGAATTAACGAAACTGACATCTGACTTCACTCTGCTTGCAAATGGTTTACCCTACGCTTTAGGGTTAATTACTATTTTGGGAATCCATGAACTTGGTCACTATTTTACAGCCAGATTCCATAAAATTAGCTCGACCTTGCCATATTTTATTCCTGTACCTTTTTTCTTAGGAACTTTTGGTGCATTTATCCAAATACGAAGTCCAATACCCAACCGCAAAGCTTTATTTGATGTGAGTATTGCGGGGCCAACTGCTGGTTTTATTGCTACTTTGCCGTTACTTTTATGGGGTTTATCCCATTCTGAAGTAGTCTCTTTAAACGACAAAATGGGAATGTTAAATCCCAATGCCCTTAATCCTAAATATTCAATTTTATTAGCTTTACTTTCAAAGTTAGCCCTGGGTAGTGAATTAACCGCAAAATCCGCTCTTGATTTGCATCCCCTGGCAATAGCTGGATTTTTGGGTTTGATTGTGACAGCATTAAATTTGATGCCAGTAGGACAACTAGATGGTGGTCATATAGTTCATGCCATGTTTGGACAACGCACCGCAGTTGTTATTGGTCACATTGCTCGCTTGTTGTTACTATTATTGTCTTTTGTCCGGCAGGAACTTTTGTTGTGGGCAATTTTGTTATTATTTATTCCCTTAATTGATGAACCCACTCTCAACGATGTGACAGAACTAGACAATAAACGGGATGTTTTAGGTTTACTAGCAATAGCAGTGTTATTGTTAATTGTATTGCCACTTCCTGAAGCGATCGCTCGCGTATTACAGATTTAA
- a CDS encoding phycobiliprotein lyase gives MNIEEFFELSAGKWFSHRTSHHLAFKQSEDGKSDIVIETLTADHPEVVKLCEQYEVDPSAASCSARVTWKGTMEWDEEKHEGCTVLVTVPDANKPGEGKLLREMGYAEKAPVAGTYKIGEDGALTLITEYETMWSEERLWFASPNLRMRVSLLKRFGGFSMASFTSEIRIGNTTASTESTEAANAVQATAG, from the coding sequence ATGAATATTGAAGAATTTTTTGAGTTAAGTGCTGGTAAATGGTTTTCACACCGTACAAGTCACCATTTAGCCTTTAAGCAATCGGAAGATGGTAAATCAGACATCGTAATTGAGACGCTGACCGCAGATCATCCAGAAGTAGTGAAACTGTGTGAACAGTATGAAGTTGATCCTAGTGCGGCTTCCTGTAGTGCGAGAGTTACCTGGAAGGGAACAATGGAATGGGACGAAGAAAAACACGAAGGTTGTACTGTGTTGGTAACAGTACCGGATGCAAATAAACCCGGTGAAGGTAAGTTACTGCGAGAAATGGGTTATGCAGAAAAAGCACCCGTAGCAGGAACCTACAAAATTGGTGAAGATGGGGCTTTAACTCTTATTACTGAGTATGAAACCATGTGGTCTGAGGAAAGACTATGGTTTGCTAGTCCCAACTTGCGGATGCGAGTAAGCCTACTAAAGCGATTTGGTGGCTTTAGTATGGCTTCCTTTACCTCTGAAATTCGTATAGGTAACACTACTGCATCAACAGAATCTACTGAAGCGGCTAATGCAGTTCAAGCAACCGCAGGTTAA
- a CDS encoding ferritin-like domain-containing protein: MVQLSERPGVKKITSFQDKFIYEVGAMYDAENRFLEAQQVMWQCCQNNQFQSLIETHIGETEQQIRNLEKVFSTLGQQPQRVTCNAAAGVISDGQKLMLLAPDNPTILELGLIGGQSKVEHFEIACYRGLIKGAEQMGQREVVQLLQQNLQQEEQTAQKLEQLLPQLLQEIKSGDGKTTAKSR, encoded by the coding sequence ATGGTTCAACTTAGCGAACGTCCAGGGGTTAAAAAAATCACCAGCTTCCAAGATAAATTCATCTATGAAGTTGGTGCAATGTACGATGCAGAAAATCGATTTTTAGAAGCACAGCAAGTGATGTGGCAATGTTGTCAAAACAATCAATTTCAGTCTTTAATTGAGACACACATCGGGGAAACTGAGCAGCAAATTAGGAACTTAGAGAAGGTTTTTAGTACCTTGGGACAACAGCCACAACGGGTAACTTGTAATGCTGCTGCTGGTGTGATTAGCGATGGTCAAAAACTCATGCTACTAGCTCCTGATAATCCCACAATTTTGGAATTGGGTTTAATAGGAGGACAGTCAAAAGTTGAGCATTTCGAGATTGCCTGCTATCGTGGCTTGATCAAAGGTGCTGAACAGATGGGACAACGAGAAGTAGTGCAGTTGCTACAACAAAACCTGCAACAAGAAGAACAGACAGCACAGAAATTAGAGCAGTTGCTACCACAGTTGCTTCAGGAAATAAAATCTGGAGATGGTAAAACTACTGCGAAATCTCGCTAA
- a CDS encoding fasciclin domain-containing protein, translated as MKANYDKLLTQIAGILGVTSVSLLITLPCQAKEVLNPHPHIFQEAPYNRDQGIQPNSHSISGEQALTTEKGNNKTKTQVAQSSGSSKINPKPSIFNEPPYNRRTVPSETLPVKPPTKTPSTPGNQKPTAPELTQPPAGATSSKNVIEVAESAGSFKTLIKALEAAGLTEVLQGNGPFTVFAPTDAAFAKLPQDAVQDLLKPENKEVLVKVFTYHVVAGKVFSRDLKSGQVTSLQGDPISVKVNPSEGVLVNDAKVIKADIPASNGVIHEIDNLILPPSL; from the coding sequence ATGAAGGCTAATTACGACAAATTATTGACCCAAATCGCTGGGATACTAGGAGTAACTAGCGTCAGTCTCTTGATTACTTTACCATGTCAAGCAAAAGAAGTCCTCAATCCTCATCCCCATATTTTCCAAGAAGCTCCCTATAATCGGGATCAAGGTATTCAACCAAATTCTCATTCCATCTCTGGTGAACAGGCTTTAACAACAGAAAAGGGCAACAATAAAACTAAAACACAGGTAGCACAATCCAGTGGCAGTAGCAAAATTAACCCTAAACCAAGTATTTTCAACGAACCTCCCTATAACAGACGCACTGTACCCAGCGAAACCCTACCCGTTAAGCCACCAACAAAAACACCAAGCACTCCAGGAAATCAAAAACCAACAGCACCTGAACTAACACAACCACCCGCAGGGGCAACATCAAGCAAAAACGTCATAGAAGTAGCTGAATCAGCAGGTTCTTTTAAAACCCTCATCAAAGCCTTAGAAGCAGCTGGACTTACAGAAGTTTTGCAAGGAAATGGACCGTTCACAGTTTTTGCTCCCACTGATGCAGCTTTTGCCAAATTACCCCAAGATGCAGTGCAAGATTTGTTAAAGCCAGAAAACAAAGAAGTATTGGTCAAAGTTTTCACTTATCATGTAGTAGCTGGTAAAGTCTTTTCCCGTGATTTAAAATCTGGTCAAGTCACTAGTCTGCAAGGTGATCCAATTAGTGTTAAAGTCAATCCATCTGAAGGTGTATTAGTCAATGATGCTAAAGTAATTAAGGCAGATATTCCAGCGAGCAACGGCGTTATTCATGAAATTGATAATTTGATTTTGCCACCTAGTTTGTAG
- the glgP gene encoding alpha-glucan family phosphorylase, translating to MQPIRTFNVSPSIPQRLEPLRKLAYNLHFDWNVESKDLFRRLDPDLWESSHHNPVLMLGTISQGRLLEVVEDEGFLAQMDRAARQLEDYLQERTWYHKQRGQKQKECYAYFSAEFGLVDCLPVYSGGLGVLAGDHLKSASDLGLPLVGVGLLYQQGYFAQYLNADGWQQERYPINDFYNMPLHLERNPDGSELRIAVDYPGRKVYARVWRVQVGTVPLYMLDTNIEPNKAYDHDITDQLYGGDIDMRIHQEIMLGIGGVQMLKALGYEVTAYHINEGHAAFSALERIRILIQEEGLSYAQARQVVASSNIFTTHTPVPAGIDLFAPDKILYYLAYYADIFSLPKEQFLGLGRENTGDLSGPFSMAVLALKMATFSNGVAQLHGVVSRQMFQGLWQKVPVEEVPIAAITNGVHARSCVAKSTQELYDRYLGPNWSSAPPDSQLWERMDSIPDEELWRNHERCRLDMILYVREHLVKHLRARGASASEIAQAREVLDPNVLTIGFARRFATYKRATLWMRDLERIKRILLGNKHRKVQFVIAGKAHPKDIPGKELIRDINHFIHEQNLEKQVVFVPNYDIHIARLMVAGCDIWLNTPRRPREASGTSGMKAAMNGLPNLSVLDGWWDEADYVRTGWAIGHGENYEDPNYQDEVEANALYELLEKEVVPLFYDHRDGDGLPRQWVDKMKDAIRLNCPFFNTARMVREYAQRAYFPASDRYRTLTLDNYGPAKELAAWKAKLGEHWFNIKIKDIDVSAASEIEVNQTVAVKAKVDLATLINDDVRVELYQGSIDANGEIVNAVPVVMDYQGQDSQGLSVYTADITYTTSGLQGLSLRVLPQNQYLSTPYEPRLIAWAE from the coding sequence ATGCAGCCAATTCGCACTTTTAACGTTTCTCCTTCCATACCCCAAAGACTAGAACCACTGCGGAAACTAGCATACAATCTGCACTTTGATTGGAATGTTGAGAGTAAAGACTTATTTCGTCGATTAGACCCTGATTTATGGGAATCTAGCCATCATAACCCGGTGTTAATGCTGGGTACTATTAGCCAAGGGCGGTTATTGGAAGTTGTAGAAGATGAAGGCTTCCTGGCACAAATGGATCGTGCTGCTCGTCAATTAGAGGATTATTTGCAAGAGCGCACTTGGTATCACAAACAACGCGGTCAGAAACAAAAGGAATGTTATGCTTATTTTTCTGCTGAGTTTGGACTGGTAGATTGTCTACCTGTTTATTCAGGTGGTCTAGGTGTACTAGCGGGGGATCACCTCAAATCTGCTAGTGATTTGGGATTACCTCTAGTTGGTGTGGGCTTGTTGTATCAACAAGGTTACTTTGCCCAGTATCTTAATGCTGATGGTTGGCAACAGGAACGCTACCCCATCAACGATTTTTATAATATGCCCTTGCATTTGGAGCGTAATCCTGATGGCTCTGAGCTGCGGATTGCGGTAGATTATCCAGGACGCAAGGTATACGCTAGGGTGTGGCGTGTGCAGGTGGGAACAGTGCCACTATATATGCTGGACACCAACATTGAACCAAACAAGGCTTACGACCACGACATCACTGATCAGTTGTATGGTGGTGATATTGATATGCGTATCCACCAGGAAATTATGCTGGGTATTGGTGGTGTCCAGATGTTGAAAGCCTTGGGGTATGAGGTTACTGCTTACCACATAAATGAAGGTCATGCAGCTTTCTCGGCTTTAGAACGCATCCGTATTCTGATTCAGGAAGAGGGTTTGAGTTATGCTCAAGCTAGACAGGTAGTGGCTTCTAGTAATATTTTTACTACCCACACTCCTGTACCAGCAGGTATTGATTTGTTTGCTCCTGATAAGATTTTGTATTATCTGGCTTACTACGCAGATATCTTTAGTTTGCCTAAAGAACAATTCTTGGGACTGGGACGAGAAAATACAGGGGATTTATCTGGTCCTTTCAGTATGGCGGTGCTGGCTCTGAAGATGGCAACATTTTCTAATGGTGTGGCACAATTGCACGGTGTGGTATCGCGGCAAATGTTCCAGGGTTTGTGGCAGAAGGTACCAGTTGAGGAAGTACCAATTGCGGCAATTACCAATGGTGTTCATGCTCGCAGTTGTGTGGCTAAATCAACTCAAGAGTTGTACGATCGCTATCTTGGACCCAACTGGTCATCAGCACCACCAGATAGTCAGTTATGGGAACGGATGGATTCTATTCCTGATGAAGAGTTATGGCGTAATCACGAACGCTGCCGATTAGATATGATCCTATATGTCCGGGAGCATTTGGTGAAGCATTTGCGCGCTCGCGGTGCTTCTGCTTCTGAGATTGCCCAAGCTCGAGAAGTTCTCGATCCCAATGTTTTGACCATTGGTTTTGCCCGTCGTTTTGCTACCTACAAACGTGCTACTTTATGGATGCGTGATTTGGAGAGAATTAAGCGGATTTTATTGGGTAATAAACACCGCAAGGTGCAATTTGTAATTGCTGGAAAAGCACACCCTAAAGATATTCCCGGTAAAGAATTGATTCGGGATATCAATCATTTTATCCACGAACAAAACTTGGAAAAACAGGTGGTGTTTGTTCCTAATTACGATATTCACATTGCCCGTCTGATGGTAGCAGGTTGTGATATCTGGTTAAATACTCCCCGTCGTCCCCGTGAAGCTTCTGGTACTAGTGGCATGAAGGCAGCTATGAATGGACTGCCTAATTTAAGCGTACTCGATGGCTGGTGGGATGAAGCTGATTATGTCCGCACTGGTTGGGCTATAGGACATGGTGAGAATTACGAAGATCCTAATTATCAGGATGAGGTAGAAGCTAACGCTCTCTATGAGTTACTAGAGAAGGAAGTTGTACCCCTATTCTATGATCACCGTGATGGGGATGGTTTACCTCGTCAATGGGTGGATAAAATGAAAGATGCAATTCGTTTGAATTGTCCTTTCTTTAACACAGCCCGTATGGTGCGGGAATATGCACAGAGGGCTTATTTCCCAGCGAGCGATCGGTATCGTACTCTCACACTTGATAACTACGGCCCAGCTAAAGAATTAGCGGCGTGGAAAGCAAAATTAGGTGAACACTGGTTTAACATCAAAATCAAAGATATTGATGTATCCGCAGCCTCAGAAATTGAGGTTAATCAAACTGTGGCAGTGAAAGCTAAGGTTGATTTAGCCACTTTAATAAATGATGATGTACGCGTGGAATTATATCAGGGTTCCATTGATGCTAATGGCGAAATTGTTAACGCTGTACCTGTGGTGATGGATTATCAAGGACAGGATAGCCAAGGTTTAAGTGTTTATACAGCCGATATCACTTACACCACCTCTGGTTTGCAAGGTTTATCTTTGCGAGTCTTACCACAAAACCAATACCTTTCTACTCCTTATGAACCCAGGTTAATCGCTTGGGCTGAGTAG